Sequence from the Candidatus Thioglobus sp. NP1 genome:
TAATTCTATTTTTTTAGGAGAGACTAATATGGCTCGATCAAAACATGTGGATTTAAATGTTCTAAGCTTCTCAATCTATGCGATTGCCATTATCACATCAGGTGCTTATCTGGGTAACTTAATCAATATGGGAGTGGTACATGCGGCTTTCTGGTTAACCTTAGAGCCAGTTGCATTCATGAATGACTTCGCAGGTAAATTTGATTTGCTTGTGATGACTCTGCCCTTAACGTTTTTACCTAGCTTACTTGCGATAATTGTTGCTATCTGGAGCACACGGAAAACTATGCTCGCTCGAAATTATTGGCTTTGTGCGCTTGTTCTAACTTTGATCGGGCTTGGCCTATCTGCTGTCTACTTTTTACCAATGAATAATGGGTTTGTTGCGCAATCATTTACACCAGAAGAGGCTCGTGTAAATCTTGAATTCTGGTACAACTTACATTGGGTCCGAGTTGCACTATCTGCTGTGTCTTGCCTTTTTACGCTCTTGGCATTCAAAGCTACGGTAAATGCTCACCACCAAATAATCCAAAGTTAGAATTGGTAATGGCAATTCAAAACCTTATGTAAGGTTTGAGATGTAATGGTCGAATGAGGTCAATGAACAAAGTTACACATGAATAAACCCTCCCTCACACATCAGACGCAATTTGGACTTATAATCTTTTTATGAGATAAAATCTTATCATGCAAAAATTAACACAACAAAAAGTCAATGAATTCAAATCTCAAGGCTTTCTTGTATTAGAAGATTTTGTTAGTTCAGGAGTATTGTTAGAGCTTAAAGAGTCACTCAATAGCATCTTTAAAGAAATTCATAAAGAATCGAGAAGAGTAAAACAATCATATGACAATAAGCATTATGGTGATATCTCAAAAGCTGGTCGAAAATTTACTAAAAATCAAAGTAAATATTATCCTTCAATTCAGAAATACCTTAAAAGCAATCGTATAAAGGAAGTAGTTACAACGTTACTTGATGGTGATGCATTTATTTTCAATGAACAATTCGTAACGAAAGAGCCTAGCACGCCGTCAAGCTTTAATTGGCATCAAGATTCAGGATACATAAATTTTGATCATAAACCCTATTTGACAACTTGGTTGGCGCTTGATGATACCAATTCATTGAATGGACCTTTGTCGATTATTCCTACAAATATAGAGACCACTTTAGAAGTATTTACTCACCAATGGTCAGACAAATCAAAAGACTTATTTATTGAGGTTGATGAAACTAAAGCAAAGACTTTACATGTTTCTGCAGGAACTCTAGTGGTATTTTCTAGCCTTACTCCACATGCCTCTGGAGCAAATCAATCAGCCAAAACAAGAACAGCTTATCTAGCTCAATATTCATCAGAGCCAATTATTGACCCAAATACAGGATTAGATAGAAATCAAGCGATTCCAATTTAAACTAATTACTAATTTAATTATATAGGGGAGCCCCTCTCTGCATTTCGGATAGATATATACACTCTCCCTCACACATCAAACAAAATTTGAATTCCTTTTGAACTATAATTCTATTATGAAGAGACTATTCATACTTTTAATTCTATCCTTTTTCTCAGCTCAAGGTCTCGCTGGGTCTTGTCCTGATGGCAGTGAGCCAGTAAAGAGTATTTCTGCTGATGGTACTTATTTTATATACAACTGTGGAGGTTCAACAACCTCTTCTTATGAAACCTCAAGTGCAAAGTCCAATGGACTATTACCAGATACACTTAAACAAATCAAAGTTGTGAAGGATTGGGAACCCGTTGCTGATTTTGAAGCTTTAAAAGAATATGCCAAACAAGTCCCAATAAATGGATTTCGAGTTAAAAAAAATAAAGAATGGAATTGTGTAAATAGAATTACAAATGTAAATCCATATCCAGATGAAGATTCACATCGTGCATGGTTTCATTGTCAAGCTTATGTTCATGGATTAGCGGCAAGCAATCCACAAATATTAGCAGACATATTACTTACGTGGGCATCAGCTACAAAAGATCCTATGTTTGTTATACCTGTTACAAAGTCTGGGGGTTACAATGTTGCAGGCTATGATATACCATCCACGATCGGAACATTTGCCCAGTCTTATGCGTTTTGGTATGACGAAATAGAGTACACACCAGATGAGCGTAAACAGGTAGATTCTTACATGACTAAAAAGCTAATAGAGCAAAAGTTTCCTGTGATGAATTATGGAACAAGGCCTTGTGATATAAATAATATTAACAGTGTCTTTCATAAAGATACAGGTACAAATAACTGTGGCAACATTCGAATGAAAGTAGCAGTGGGTGAAATTATGCTGGGCTTTAGATTAGAAAATCAAACTTTGTTAGATAAAGGGCATGATGATATGTATGTGGTGCATGCTTTTGTTAATGAAGATGGTATTAATATTAATCACGCCTCTAGAGGTGGAAATACATTGAATTACTCTTGGGAATACACATACTATGCAAGTTTACTAGCAGAGATATATGATGCAGTTGGCTATGACTATCTTGAACATACGCTTCCTCGCGGTGCAAAAGTGCATGAGTATTTAAGCTTTAATTACAGATTTTTAAAAGACTTTAAGCTGACTGCTCAATGGGCAAAATATGATGTTGGGTCAATGTGGCTTCCCTATAGTCAGATAAAGAATTTATCACAAGAAGAATATGAAAAAAGTGACAATGGTCAAAATGTTTATCGATGGGAAGATGGTGACAATGAATTTGTAAAAGCCCATACTAAATTTGTTAAGCGATATATGCCAGAACTTTATACTTTTGATGTAAAAAATTACATGGGTTCAAATTTTAATGAATCACCAAACTTTGGCGTTCATCCCTACATGCTTCATTTGGGTAATAATATTATAGAAGAAAATAACAATGTTGAGCTCATTCAGAAGCAAGCTGAACTCGAAGTTGAGCTCCTTCAGAAACAAGCTGAACTCCAAGATGAAAAAGATGCTATTGACTGTAAAGAAAGTAGTCTTCGTGGAAGTGAATATATTGCCAAATGGTATGTGGCAATTCCAGAAGAAAACTGGGAGCTTAAATATAAAGGAATGGACAGACTGACTTTAGCCACAGACAATTGTAAGGGCAAAATCCATAGCAGCGAAAGGTTCTGGCCATCGAGCTCAGATGGAGGTAAGTTAAAAAATAGTTCAGTTAGAGATAAATTAAAAATTAGATGGAAAACTAATGGTCAAATTACCATTTCAGGAGATCTTATATATTGGCCTTTAGGAGGGATTTCAGCCACATCTTTACAAGGTAATTTAAATAATGGCAAGATCTCTGGGGAAAACGATTTTGGAGATAAAGTTGTTATCGAAATTATTAGTAATAACAATCTTGAATAAGATAGAGTAAGAATATTGTTTGGTGGAGTGTGTAACATAAGCAACAGATTGTCCAATAAGTTTATAAACAATAAGGAATTGAGAAATGAGAATCGAAGAAGATATAAAGTTAGATTATAACAATGTTTTAATAAGACCAAAACGAAGCACATTAGGTTCTCGCAAGGAAGTTGACTTAGAACGCGGTTTTAAATTTCGCAACTATAAAGGCGACACAATAGATGATTATCGACATTATCGAGGTGTGCCAATTATGGCCTCTAATATGGATGGAGTTGGTACATTTGAAATGGCAGACATCCTTTCAAAACAACAAATTTTTACCTGTCTTGTGAAGACCCTAGCAGTAGACGAACTCGTTAATTACTTTAATGCCAAGAATGATTTTAGACGTGAACATGTGGCAATGAGTATTGGTATTACTGATAATGATTCAGCAAAGTTCAAAGAAGTATACAAACAAGTTGATAAAGGCAATCTGAAGTATGTTTGTATTGATGTAGCAAATGGATATAGTGAGCGTTTTAGCAACTTCGTTAGAAAGTTTAGAAAACAATATCCGAATGTAGTAATCATTGCAGGCAATGTAGTCACTGGTGAAATGACAGAAGAATTAATTCTAAATGGTGCTGATATCGTTAAAGTCGGCATCGGACCAGGAAGTGTTTGTACTACTCGTATTCAAACTGGTGTTGGATATCCACAATTATCAGCAGTCATTGAATGTGCCGATGCGGCCCACGGACTAGGCGGACATATTATTGCTGATGGTGGTTGTGCTTCACCAGGTGATGTTGTTAAAGCATTTGCAGGAGGATCTGACTTTGTAATGCTAGGTGGAATGTTAGCTGGACATGACGAGGGTGGTGGTAAGATAATTACTAAAGAATATATTACAAAAGAAGTTGATGTGACTGAAAAAAAGTCATTTATTCAGTTCTATGGCATGAGTTCAGATGCAGCAAATGTAAAACACTTTGGCGGACTGAAAGATTATCGAAGCTCTGAAGGTCGTGAAGTATTAGTCCCATATCGAGGTGAAGTATCAAAAACAATTCAGGACATATTAGGTGGTATTAGAAGTTCATGTACCTACGCAGGTGCTCAACGTCTCAAACACTTAATGAGATGTACTACATTCATTCGTTGTTATGACACTCATAACAGAGTATATGAGAATAATTAATCTCGGATACATATACAGACTTTGAAGGATACGGGGGAGTAGCCTATTGATATCGGCTTTATATATATAATCCCTCCCTAATACCTCAAACGAAATTTTGACTTTGGTTCAAGCTCTTATAAAATCCTAGTATGAAGAAAATACTCCTACTTTTATTGCTATCTATCAGTTTAAAAACCATCTCTTCATCTGGCTATCTTGATGAGTGGAATGATGACCAAAGTTGTGAGAGGGTGAATAATCAATCCCCCCACACTCGAATTGATGATGAGTTTATTATGAAAAGCTATTATTGTGTTGATGGTAGTTTTAATAAAGTAGATAAAGCGCCAATTATTAACAGTTCAATTCTAGTAAATAAACTTAAAAGTATGAATAAAATATTAAGAGGCAAGAAACCTATTTATAGCACTAGTGGTGGCACTCAAATTAAAATAGAGCCATTAGATGAAGAAAAATCCATAATACTTAATAAACTCTTTTAATATGAGATTAGATCCCTAGCATATATATACTGACTTTGAAGTTATGGGGAGAGGCTCATTGAACTCGGTTAACTATAAATAATCCCTCCCTCACACATCAAACGAAATTTGGACTTTCAACTATTCTAACCTAATAAATATGTTTCTAATGAAGTGATAATAAAATTTGTATAATTGGTAATTTAAAGTATATATCAATTTGGATTCTTATGATTGATCCGCGCCAAGCCAATAAGGCGGCATACAAGAAGTATTGTGACACATTTCGCAGCAACGCAAGTGGAGGTCTATTCAACGCCTGTAAGGAATTCCATAGTGATAATGCAGCCATTCATGTCACTGCACCAATAAATTTTGTCAATGGTTTTTCTGGCTTGTATGAGTCATTATATGAACCTTTGCTATATGCCATGCCTGATCTTTATCGCCGTACTGAATTACTTTTTTCCGGCAACGCTAAGGGCGGTGACTGGGTGACGGGCCATGGGCATCTTGTTGGAACCTTTAAGAAAGACTGGATGGGGATTCCCGCAACTGGACAAATTGTGTTTATACGATTTGGCGAATTTCACCGTATGGAAGATGGCCGGGCATTAGAATCCTATCTATTTTTTGACATTATTGACCTGATGCGTCAGATTGATCGCTGGCCACTGCCTGTTCCAAGCATTGGTGAAGAGTTTTTTATTCCTGGCCCCATTACTTGTGATGGGCTGGTGATGGCACCACAAGATGATGCTGACAGTAAAAAAAGCGTCAATATGGTCTTTGATATGTTGAAGTGCCTTTACACAAAAGATGAGGCTTGGCGTCCCTACTGGCATGAAAATATGATGTGGTACGGACCGGCTGGCTATGGAAGTTATATCGGTATTGATGGGTTTGCTCGGTTCCAAATGCCTTACGAAAGTGTTTTTGATCCTCGCCGAAAAGGGGAAACTGGTTTAACTGGTGAACCTGGCTCAGATCTAGACAAAGCTGTCAAAGGACATTTCACCAGATTTGCAGAAGGAAATTATGTGGCATCCGGTGGATGGCCTTCTCATGGAAGTTATTTGACAAAGGACTGGTTGGGAGTGAAGGCTTCGGGACAGTTGTTCGCAGTTCGTGTTGCCGACTGGTGGCGCCGCGATGGTGATCTGCTAGTTGAGAATTGGGTGTTTGTCGATCTTATCGATATGTTGTTGCAGCTTGACTATGATGTGTTTGAGGCGGTGGATATCAAGTTGGACTTATAATATTGGTGGAGTTATTAATTATGGCAAAGTATGGAGTTATTTTAAAATTAAGTAGTAAAGGAAAATCTATTGAAGAAGCAGATGTGCCTATCATTATTGACGCACTTGACCTAAAAGAATTATTCCATACACTTCAAGAAGATATGGAAATTCAAATTGAACTAGAGGATTTTGCAAGTCAGAATTATGGGGAGCTTGAATTTGATGCTTGGAAACCCATAAAGATTTTCCAATTTACCTTAACTGAAGATGGTGAAATAGATGAAGGTAATGAGCCATCTGTTGTTTGGGAAACAGGAGATGGTGAAGTAAGAATGAATTAATAATTATATGAAAAAAAAACTACTCCTACTAATCTTCTCTTTATTGCTCTCCTTTAATTCTTATGGTGAGTGGATTCAAGTACCTACTAATGAAAAAGCTAATACATACATTGATTTTGATAATCTTCAGTTGAGAGCTGACGGGTATGTTTATTGGTGGATGATGGCATCTGATTCATCATCAAGTCAAAAGGCTTATATACAAACTGATTGTGAAACTAAAGCTATAAATGTTTTACAACTAGATTCTTATGATGAACCAATGGGTGCTGCAGATTTGACTTCAACTAAACCAGATGAGGGGTGGCTATATGTAGCACCAGACAGAGGAATTTATAGATTTATAAGAGTTGTTTGTAAACTGGCTGAAGAAACTCCTGAAGAAAGGGAAAAGAGTATTACTAATCTTCTAATGGAACTTGAATATAAAACTAAGATTAATACATTAAGTGAAGAGCAAACTTAATATACAAGAATTCCCTAAAAAAATCATACTATATAAAGTTAAAGACTATTTTTGATTGGATTAGCAGGCTGATCATTTGTATGGCAGTGAACTCCCCCACCAGCCGCCCAAGAACTTAACATTTCAATTAAATATACGTCACGATTTGGAAAGTAATTTTCAATACGAGATTTAGCTGAGATATCAGTTTCAGTATTCCCAAAGCCAGGCACAATTACAAATCCGTTACCAACTAACCAGTTCATGTAATTTGTATCAAATTTTTGATTATTATATTTTACAAAACCCTCAATAGGCTCTCTTATTACATTAAGCCCTGCCTTCTTAATTACTTTT
This genomic interval carries:
- a CDS encoding phytanoyl-CoA dioxygenase family protein, which encodes MQKLTQQKVNEFKSQGFLVLEDFVSSGVLLELKESLNSIFKEIHKESRRVKQSYDNKHYGDISKAGRKFTKNQSKYYPSIQKYLKSNRIKEVVTTLLDGDAFIFNEQFVTKEPSTPSSFNWHQDSGYINFDHKPYLTTWLALDDTNSLNGPLSIIPTNIETTLEVFTHQWSDKSKDLFIEVDETKAKTLHVSAGTLVVFSSLTPHASGANQSAKTRTAYLAQYSSEPIIDPNTGLDRNQAIPI
- a CDS encoding alginate lyase family protein, translating into MKRLFILLILSFFSAQGLAGSCPDGSEPVKSISADGTYFIYNCGGSTTSSYETSSAKSNGLLPDTLKQIKVVKDWEPVADFEALKEYAKQVPINGFRVKKNKEWNCVNRITNVNPYPDEDSHRAWFHCQAYVHGLAASNPQILADILLTWASATKDPMFVIPVTKSGGYNVAGYDIPSTIGTFAQSYAFWYDEIEYTPDERKQVDSYMTKKLIEQKFPVMNYGTRPCDINNINSVFHKDTGTNNCGNIRMKVAVGEIMLGFRLENQTLLDKGHDDMYVVHAFVNEDGININHASRGGNTLNYSWEYTYYASLLAEIYDAVGYDYLEHTLPRGAKVHEYLSFNYRFLKDFKLTAQWAKYDVGSMWLPYSQIKNLSQEEYEKSDNGQNVYRWEDGDNEFVKAHTKFVKRYMPELYTFDVKNYMGSNFNESPNFGVHPYMLHLGNNIIEENNNVELIQKQAELEVELLQKQAELQDEKDAIDCKESSLRGSEYIAKWYVAIPEENWELKYKGMDRLTLATDNCKGKIHSSERFWPSSSDGGKLKNSSVRDKLKIRWKTNGQITISGDLIYWPLGGISATSLQGNLNNGKISGENDFGDKVVIEIISNNNLE
- a CDS encoding surface-adhesin E family protein; this encodes MKKKLLLLIFSLLLSFNSYGEWIQVPTNEKANTYIDFDNLQLRADGYVYWWMMASDSSSSQKAYIQTDCETKAINVLQLDSYDEPMGAADLTSTKPDEGWLYVAPDRGIYRFIRVVCKLAEETPEEREKSITNLLMELEYKTKINTLSEEQT
- a CDS encoding ester cyclase, giving the protein MIDPRQANKAAYKKYCDTFRSNASGGLFNACKEFHSDNAAIHVTAPINFVNGFSGLYESLYEPLLYAMPDLYRRTELLFSGNAKGGDWVTGHGHLVGTFKKDWMGIPATGQIVFIRFGEFHRMEDGRALESYLFFDIIDLMRQIDRWPLPVPSIGEEFFIPGPITCDGLVMAPQDDADSKKSVNMVFDMLKCLYTKDEAWRPYWHENMMWYGPAGYGSYIGIDGFARFQMPYESVFDPRRKGETGLTGEPGSDLDKAVKGHFTRFAEGNYVASGGWPSHGSYLTKDWLGVKASGQLFAVRVADWWRRDGDLLVENWVFVDLIDMLLQLDYDVFEAVDIKLDL
- a CDS encoding GMP reductase, with translation MRIEEDIKLDYNNVLIRPKRSTLGSRKEVDLERGFKFRNYKGDTIDDYRHYRGVPIMASNMDGVGTFEMADILSKQQIFTCLVKTLAVDELVNYFNAKNDFRREHVAMSIGITDNDSAKFKEVYKQVDKGNLKYVCIDVANGYSERFSNFVRKFRKQYPNVVIIAGNVVTGEMTEELILNGADIVKVGIGPGSVCTTRIQTGVGYPQLSAVIECADAAHGLGGHIIADGGCASPGDVVKAFAGGSDFVMLGGMLAGHDEGGGKIITKEYITKEVDVTEKKSFIQFYGMSSDAANVKHFGGLKDYRSSEGREVLVPYRGEVSKTIQDILGGIRSSCTYAGAQRLKHLMRCTTFIRCYDTHNRVYENN
- a CDS encoding anthrone oxygenase family protein: MGVVHAAFWLTLEPVAFMNDFAGKFDLLVMTLPLTFLPSLLAIIVAIWSTRKTMLARNYWLCALVLTLIGLGLSAVYFLPMNNGFVAQSFTPEEARVNLEFWYNLHWVRVALSAVSCLFTLLAFKATVNAHHQIIQS